The Sporosarcina ureae genomic sequence CCAAAATATTCGAGAACGTCAAGAAAACAAGGCAGTAAAGCAAGCAAAGTGAATAAAGCATTGAATATTTCAATTGGTGTAGTAGTTTTTCTTATTGTAGTTGTTGCCGTAATTTTCATCACGGGTGATGGCGATCAGAAAGAAGTGGCAATCGACAAGCCTAAGCAATCCACTCAGTCCGACGCAGCTCCAATTGAACCTATCGTTTTAGACGATGAGGACGAGATGGACAAGCCTGAAACTGAAGATGATGTGCCAGAAGATGCAGATGAACCAGAAGTTCAGGACCAAGAAGAAAATAACGAAGTGATAAATGAAGTAGTTGAAGAACCGGAAGCGCCAGTGGTAGAAGAACCTAAAGTAGAAGAACCAAAAAAGGATAAACCGAAGAAAGAAACTTCATCGGATTCTAACAAGAAAGTGGTTGTAAATCCTGACTGGAAACCTATTGGAACAAAACAATCAGGCGAGCATGTCTCGAAATACGATGGTCAGTCCGATGACTGGTATGAAAAAAAGAAAGCCATATCCTATGCAACCGGTTTGTCTGAAGATCAATTGTATTTTGATCGTATTCAAAATGGCGGCAGTCCTCAAAAATCAGAAGGTATTGTAAGAAGTAAGGACAATTCCAAAAAATACAAAGTATATCTTGAGTGGGTTGATGGCCAAGGTTGGAAACCTGTAAGAATGGATGTATTGAAGTAAGTGAATCGAACTACCGATGTGCTGCCTATCGTGCAGCACATTCTAGTAAGTAGAAAAGAGGAGAGGACATAAATGAAAATAGCAATCGTTGGTGCAATGGAGGAAGAAGTCGAAATACTTCGCAGAGAAATTGGGTTTGGAAAAATTACAACCATTGGAAACTGTGAATTTATTGAAGGCAAAGTAGGCAAGCATCAAGTGATTGTGACGAAAAGTGGCATCGGAAAAGTAAACGCTGCCATGGCAACGACAATCCTTTTGCAGAACTTTAAACCAGATATCGTGTTGAATACGGGTTCTGCGGGTGGAACTAACCCTGAACTTGAAGTGGGAACGATTGTAATATCTGATTATGTCTTGCATCATGATGTTGATGTAACTGCATTCGGCTATGAGCTGGGTCAAGTGCCCCAACTTCCTGCAAGTTTTCCATCAGATCCTAACCTAATAGAATTCGCTAAAGAAGCTGTAATGGAGTTAGATACATATGAACATGCTGTAGGAACCATCGCTTCAGCTGATATTTTCATGGCTGACCCTGAAAAAGTCCTGCAAGTCAAAAATAGATTTCCGCGTGTAATTGCTGTAGAGATGGAAGCTGCCGCTGTTGCGCAAGTCTGTTATCAATTTAACACGCGATTTGTGGTGATCCGCGCCCTTTCTGATATTGCCGGAAAAGAATCGACAGTCAGTTTTGATGAATTTTTACCGCTGGCTGCCAAACACTCGTCACAGATTGTTTTGCGTGTCATCTCGAAACTTTGAGTGTTCTATGATAAAATGTCTAAGTAGACAGATTAGCAGTTCGTTTGGTTGAGAGGAGGGACATTCAATGACATTTTTAATGGGCGGAGTATTTATCGTCACAGCATTATTGGCAGCAATTATTTTACGCGAGGTTAAAGCGGACTGAGAAAAGAAACAAAGCGTTTCCGATGTGCGGGGGCTGTGGGCCTCTGTTGCACAATCGGAAACGCTTTTTGCATTATTGATATTCATGCTTAAATGATTGATATAATTTGACGATTGCTCGTTTCTCGATACGTGAAACATAACTCCTGGAAATATTCAATTGCTCAGCAATTTCTTTTTGTGTCATAGGCTGATCGTCCAGCAAGCCGTAGCGTCTTTGAATGATTTCCAACTCACGAGAGTCGAGTTTATCCAAATGACGGTAGAGCCGCTCTTTTTGTTCATTTTGTTCTACGGTTGTTTGTGGAGGTATGTCGTTTGTTTGAAGGAGGTCTGCAATTTCTAGGGATTGGCCATCTTTATCCATACCGATTGGTTCGTAGAGGGAAACATCTTTTTGCACCTTTTTCTGTGTTCGTAAATACATAAGGATTTCATTTTCTATACAGCGTGCAGCGTACGTTGCGAGCTTGGTTTTTCGATCTGGCGTAAAGCTGTTGACTGCTTTCATCAGACCGATCGCTCCTATAGAAATATAATCATCAAGTAGTTCGTGCTTTGGCTGGAACTTCTTGACGATATGGGCGACCAAACGCATATTGTGTTCAATAAGTTCATTACGTGCACTTTCATCACCTTCAGCTAATCGTCTCAGGCACTCTGCTTCTTCTTTTTTGGACAACGGACGAAGGAAAGCTTGCCCTCTGATATAACCGATTAGCGCGGGGATCTCTAACCATAATTGCATGACGGCCAGGAAAAACCCGCTCATGTGACCACCTCCGATTATTAGTAGTTTACTCTATGCAAACGGCGGAAGGTCTATCACTGATAAGAAAAGCGATAAAATCAGACATAGTTGTGCGTGCATGCCGCACAACTATGTTATAATCAGACAAGAATTTGTTGTAGGGCGGAGAGGATAATGTGTTAAATCAATTTTTACCAAGTGCTTATGTAAAATCCGTTTTGTTGATTAAACCGGAAGACCTTCTTGAAAATGGTTTTAAGGGCATCATTACAGATTTAGATAACACACTTGTTGAATGGGATCGTGCGGATGCTACGCAAGATATTATGGCGTGGTTCAAATCTATGCGCGATGCTGGTTTGCAAATTACAGTTGTTTCCAATAACCATATTGAGCGCGTCAGTCACTTTTGTGATCCACTAGGTATTCCGTATATTTGTGAAGCGCGTAAGCCGATGAAAAAATCATTTCATCAAGCACTTGCTACGTTAGGTTTGCCAAAAAAAGAAGTCGTCATGATTGGCGATCAATTGTTAACGGATGTCTTGGGTGCGAATCGAGTGGGACTGCAGACGATATTAGTCGTCCCTGTGGCAAGTTCCGATGCGACGATTACGAAGTTCAACCGTGCGATTGAACGACGGATTATGGCAAGGTTTAAAAGAAAAGGATTACTTACGTGGGAGGACTAAATTTGGAATTGATCAAGTGTATTGGATGCGGAATCACGATCCAAACGACGGACAAAACAATGGAAGGCTATGCGCCACCAGCTTCATTAGAAAAAGAAGATGTCATATGTCAACGTTGTTTTAAATTACGAAACTATAATGAATTACAGCCAGTATCCCTATCAGGAGATGATTTTCTAGCGATTTTAAACGGAATCGGTGAAAAACAAGGCCTGATCGTGAAAGTGGTGGATATCTTTGATTTCAACGGTAGTTGGATCAATGGCTTGCATCGTTTTGTAGGCAAGAAAGATATTTTATTAATTGGTAACAAGGCAGATATCCTTCCGAAAGCGATTAATCCGCAACGTGTGAAAAATTGGATGAAAACAGAAGCTGCAAAGCTCGGTCTGAAACCAATTGATGTATTGCTTGTGTCGGCTGTAAAAGGCAACGGCATGAGTGAAGCACTCGACGCGATTGAGAAATATCGTAAGGGTAAAGATGTCTATGTAGTTGGCTGTACGAATGTAGGGAAATCTACTTTCATTAACCGTATCATCAAAGATGCAACAGGAATGAATGATGTGATTACGACGTCTTATTTCCCGGGAACAACTCTTGATGTAGTGGAAATTCCATTGGATGACGGAAAAATGCTGATAGATACACCAGGGATTATCAACGATCATCAAATGGCTCATCACTTGGATCCACATGATTTAAAGTTGATTACACCGAAGAAAGAACTTAAACCGAAAGTCTATCAATTGAACGCTGAACAAACATTATTCATTGGCGGACTTGCACGTTTTGATTTCATCCAAGGTGGTCGCTCATCTTTCAACATTTACGCAGCAAACGGTTTGCCAGTTCACCGGACGAAGTTAGAAAATGCCGATGAGTTGTACAAAAACCATCTAGGTGACATGCTATCTCCACCGGGACCTGCATCACTTGAGAAGTTGCCGTCACTTGTACGTCATGAATTTTCGATTAAGGACGCGAAGACGGACTTAGTAATTTCAGGCCTTGGTTGGATTACGATTCAACACGCTGATGTACAAGTGGCTGTACATGCACCTAAAGGTGTGAATGTCGAAATCAGACCTTCATTGATTTAAGAGCGACAGGAGGAAAGACCAAATGAAAAAATGGTATGCGGTTATAGGCGATCCCATCGCGCAATCGATGTCACCGGTCATGCATGATCAGTGGTTTAAAGAGAACGCTTTGGACGCAACGTATATACCGATTCATGCAACAGTGGGAAGTTTAGAACAATCGATAAACAGCTTGCGTTCACTTGGATGCTGCGGCTTCAATGTGACAGTACCCCATAAGCAGGCGATTCTTCCTTTCCTCGACGAAGTGGACGAATCAGCAACGGTTATGAATGCGGTCAACACAGTTTATCAAACAGCTGATGGTAAATTAATCGGTGCCAATACGGATGGAGCGGGGTTCGTGAAATCGCTAGAAGAGTTTTCAGATTCAGTGAAAGGCTCGGTATTACTTATTGGTGCTGGCGGTGCGGCTAGAGGCATTGCCTTCGCGCTACAGTCAGCTGGCTATGGACCTCTTTATTTCACGAATCGGACCGCTTCAAGAGCTGCGGAACTGGCGACAGATATGATCGATGGCCATGCGCTTTCTATTGAAGACGCTGAAGCTCGTCTCGGCGAGTTTGGACTTGTAGTACAAACGACATCTGTCGGTATGAACTTTGCACAAGAAGGACTACCGCTAGATCCAAAGAATGTCGCAGACGGTGCAGTAGTAGCGGACATAATTTACAATCCGCTTGAAACGGAATTTTTACGACAAGCAAAACAAGCAGGCGCCAAGACGATGAACGGTATAGGAATGTTCGTCCATCAAGGAGCTCTGGCTTTTGAAAAGTGGACAGGCGTCTATCCTGACACAAAAAAGATGAACGATATGATTACAATGAAAGTTGGCGGGTAAACATGTTAACAGGTAAACAAAAAAGATTTTTACGCAGCGAAGCACATCATTTGGATGCATTATTCCAAATTGGGAAAAGTGGTTTGACTGACGCAATTCTCGTACAAATCGACGAAGCACTCGAAGCACGTGAATTACTTAAAGTGAGTGTCCTTCAAAATTGTGATGAAGATAAAAAGGAAATTGCTGAAAAGATTGGCGCGTACAAAGGTATTCACGTAGTCCAAATCATCGGTAGCACAATTGTTTTATACAGAGAATCGACAGAGAAGAAACGCATACAATTACCGTAAGGAGAATCAGATGAAACAAATCGGCATTTTGGGCGGAACTTTCAACCCGCCGCATACTGGACATTTATTGATTGCCAATGAAGTGCGCTATGCACTACAGTTAGATGAAGTATGGTTGATGCCTACTGCCGTTGCGCCACACAAGATTGCGACAGGTGATGCGTCGGCCGAGCAGCGCCTGCAAATGGTGAAACTAGCAGTAGATGAAGTGGAAGGTTTGCGTGCGTCATCATTTGAAATTGAGCGTGGCGGAGTATCTTTTACATATGATACGATGTCGCAGTTAATACAAAATGAAACAGATGTTCATTTTCATTTCATTATTGGCGGAGATATGATTGATCAGTTACCGACATGGTACCGAATTGAGGATTTACTCGAAATGGTTACGTTTATCGGTGTAAAACGTCCAGGTGCTGATAACGCTTCTGCAATCCCGGTACAATTGGTAGAAACACCACAACTTGATTTGTCATCCACATTGATCCGCCAACGTTTTGTAGAAGGTGGAACCGTGCAACTTTTGATTCCCCCGGCTGTCGAAGCTTACATTCGAGAGGAGAGATTATATGGATCTTCAACAAGTTAGAAATGACCTAGAACAACGATTACCGAAAGCGCGTTATGAACACGTACTGCGAGTCACGGAAACAGCTATGAAATTAGCTGAAGAGATGGGTGTGTCAGTAGAAAAGGCTGAAATTGCTGGCCTCTTCCATGATTACGCCAAGTTTATGGATAAAGATGAATTACTGGAATTACTAAAACGGGACGAAGAGTATGAGCTCTATGCACAGTATCACTCCGAATTGTGGCATGCCCCGGTTGGCGCTATGCTTGCGAAAGAGCGGTATGGCGTAGAAGATCAAGATATCTTGCAAGCCATCCGTTTTCATACGACGGGACGCTCGAAAATGAGTGATTTGGAGAAAGTGATCTATATCGCTGATTTAATCGAACCAGGAAGAAAATTTCCGGGTATCGAAGAGCTACGCCAACGTATTGATGGAGAAACGCTGGAAGATCAAATGACTGAATGCATCCAGCATACATTTAAATTTTTAGTTCAGCGATACGCAGTCATTTTTCCACATTCATTTGACTGCTATAATGAACATGTACGTAGAAGAAAGGAACAGTGAAATATGCCAACATTATTAGAATTAGCTTATGAAGCAGTAGATAGTAAGAAAGCGGAAGACATCGTAGTATTAAACATGGAGGGCATTTCACTAATTGCTGATCAATTCATCATTTGTCATGCTAACTCTGAACGACAAGTACAAGCCATCGCGCGTGAAGTGGCAGATGTGGCTTCAAAAGAAGGGTACACAGTGAAACGTTTGGAAGGATTCGATGCGGGTCGTTGGATTTTAGTCGATCTTCTGGATGTAGTCGTTCATGTATTCCACAGAGACGAACGCGGATTCTATAACTTGGAAAAGCTATGGGGAGACGCACAACTACTAAACGTTGAGGATGAAGTATGAGCTCATCCTATTCAGCGTTCGCATCAATTTATGACGAACTAATGAATGATATTCCGTATGACGCCTATGTCGAGTTACTCGATTTGGCGTCTGCTGGCGTTTCAGGGAAAAAGGTATTGGATATAGGCTGCGGAACCGGTTTGCTTTCTGCGAAACTCGCGAAAAAAGGGGCATATGTAACTGCTATTGATCTTTCCGCTGATATGCTGGAGGTCGCTTCACATCGTGCACAGTCCCTTTCTCTAGATATTCAGTTTATCGAACAACCTATGCAGCGACTAGAAATAGAAGGTACATTTGATGCCGCCATCATCTCAATCGATTCACTGAATTATGTAATCCAACAGCAAGATGTCGTGGAGACGTTCCGACGAATTTATGGAGCGCTTGCTAGAGGTGGCGTGTTGCTATTTGATGTGCATTCATTATGTAAGATGGATGAGATCTTTCTTGAAGGGCCTTTTGTTTTTGATAATCGACGTATTGCGTATATATGGCAAACGGCCCCTGGAGATGAGGATCACTCCATTTATTCCGAGCTGGCGTTTTTCGTAAAACAAGAAGATCATTCCTATCAACGTTTTGATGAAGTACATATGCAACGATCGTTTGCAGTACCGGAATATGTTCAAATGCTGGAAGAAGTTGGATTCCACATTGAAAGAGTTTTTGCAGATTGGGAAGATGAAGCACCCGAAGAAGAGAGTGAAAGAATATTCTTTCAAGTTCGAAAATAGGGCTACCATAGTAATTCGGAATCGGGTATAGTTAATAGGACTCCATACGGTGCTGAAAGAAAGGATCGTTGCTTATCCGTTCATTCCTTACCGAAAAGTGGCGTACATTGATCATTCCTATTGCAGCATTCGCTGTACTATCCACCGTTTTGTTCTTTCCCCCAAGACCGGAACAACTTTCCGAAGAACGTGGACAATCCCTATTTGAACCAATTGAATCTATTGAAATCGCTGAACAAAATAAAGAACTGGAAGCACCTGTTGAATTAGTCGCTGAAGCGGTCTCTGTTACTATTCTCGTAGACGTTAAAGGCGCTGTGAAACATCCTGGACTGTATTCGATGCAAGATGGCGATCGCTTGCTTGATGCGGTCGACAAAGCAGGAGGCTACACAGAGGCCGCTGATACCAGGCTATTGAATCACGCTCAAAGACTGCAAGATGAATCTGTCGTCTATGTACCGATCGCTGGAGAAGAGCCTCCCGTATACGAGCAGCCGGCTACAGCGTCATCTTCATCAACGGACAGTTCCACTTCAAAAGTCAATATCAATACTGCGAATGAAAGTGATTTTCAGACGCTTCCTGGCATTGGCCCGGCAAAAGCTATGGCGATTGTCCAATACCGTGAAGAGCATGGACCTTTTTCGCAATTGGATGGAATAAAGAATGTGTCAGGTATTGGTGACAAAACATTTGAAAAATTAGAACCAAATATTATTCTTAATTGATGGAGGCAACCGTATGGAGCGAATTACTTGGGATCAGTTCTTCATGGCGCAAAGTCATTTGCTGGCGATGCGCAGTACATGCAC encodes the following:
- a CDS encoding helix-hairpin-helix domain-containing protein encodes the protein MIIPIAAFAVLSTVLFFPPRPEQLSEERGQSLFEPIESIEIAEQNKELEAPVELVAEAVSVTILVDVKGAVKHPGLYSMQDGDRLLDAVDKAGGYTEAADTRLLNHAQRLQDESVVYVPIAGEEPPVYEQPATASSSSTDSSTSKVNINTANESDFQTLPGIGPAKAMAIVQYREEHGPFSQLDGIKNVSGIGDKTFEKLEPNIILN
- the rsfS gene encoding ribosome silencing factor, translating into MPTLLELAYEAVDSKKAEDIVVLNMEGISLIADQFIICHANSERQVQAIAREVADVASKEGYTVKRLEGFDAGRWILVDLLDVVVHVFHRDERGFYNLEKLWGDAQLLNVEDEV
- the yqeH gene encoding ribosome biogenesis GTPase YqeH gives rise to the protein MELIKCIGCGITIQTTDKTMEGYAPPASLEKEDVICQRCFKLRNYNELQPVSLSGDDFLAILNGIGEKQGLIVKVVDIFDFNGSWINGLHRFVGKKDILLIGNKADILPKAINPQRVKNWMKTEAAKLGLKPIDVLLVSAVKGNGMSEALDAIEKYRKGKDVYVVGCTNVGKSTFINRIIKDATGMNDVITTSYFPGTTLDVVEIPLDDGKMLIDTPGIINDHQMAHHLDPHDLKLITPKKELKPKVYQLNAEQTLFIGGLARFDFIQGGRSSFNIYAANGLPVHRTKLENADELYKNHLGDMLSPPGPASLEKLPSLVRHEFSIKDAKTDLVISGLGWITIQHADVQVAVHAPKGVNVEIRPSLI
- the yqeK gene encoding bis(5'-nucleosyl)-tetraphosphatase (symmetrical) YqeK; the encoded protein is MDLQQVRNDLEQRLPKARYEHVLRVTETAMKLAEEMGVSVEKAEIAGLFHDYAKFMDKDELLELLKRDEEYELYAQYHSELWHAPVGAMLAKERYGVEDQDILQAIRFHTTGRSKMSDLEKVIYIADLIEPGRKFPGIEELRQRIDGETLEDQMTECIQHTFKFLVQRYAVIFPHSFDCYNEHVRRRKEQ
- a CDS encoding YqeG family HAD IIIA-type phosphatase translates to MLNQFLPSAYVKSVLLIKPEDLLENGFKGIITDLDNTLVEWDRADATQDIMAWFKSMRDAGLQITVVSNNHIERVSHFCDPLGIPYICEARKPMKKSFHQALATLGLPKKEVVMIGDQLLTDVLGANRVGLQTILVVPVASSDATITKFNRAIERRIMARFKRKGLLTWED
- a CDS encoding class I SAM-dependent DNA methyltransferase, producing the protein MSSSYSAFASIYDELMNDIPYDAYVELLDLASAGVSGKKVLDIGCGTGLLSAKLAKKGAYVTAIDLSADMLEVASHRAQSLSLDIQFIEQPMQRLEIEGTFDAAIISIDSLNYVIQQQDVVETFRRIYGALARGGVLLFDVHSLCKMDEIFLEGPFVFDNRRIAYIWQTAPGDEDHSIYSELAFFVKQEDHSYQRFDEVHMQRSFAVPEYVQMLEEVGFHIERVFADWEDEAPEEESERIFFQVRK
- the mtnN gene encoding 5'-methylthioadenosine/S-adenosylhomocysteine nucleosidase produces the protein MKIAIVGAMEEEVEILRREIGFGKITTIGNCEFIEGKVGKHQVIVTKSGIGKVNAAMATTILLQNFKPDIVLNTGSAGGTNPELEVGTIVISDYVLHHDVDVTAFGYELGQVPQLPASFPSDPNLIEFAKEAVMELDTYEHAVGTIASADIFMADPEKVLQVKNRFPRVIAVEMEAAAVAQVCYQFNTRFVVIRALSDIAGKESTVSFDEFLPLAAKHSSQIVLRVISKL
- a CDS encoding nicotinate-nucleotide adenylyltransferase, which translates into the protein MKQIGILGGTFNPPHTGHLLIANEVRYALQLDEVWLMPTAVAPHKIATGDASAEQRLQMVKLAVDEVEGLRASSFEIERGGVSFTYDTMSQLIQNETDVHFHFIIGGDMIDQLPTWYRIEDLLEMVTFIGVKRPGADNASAIPVQLVETPQLDLSSTLIRQRFVEGGTVQLLIPPAVEAYIREERLYGSSTS
- the aroE gene encoding shikimate dehydrogenase; protein product: MKKWYAVIGDPIAQSMSPVMHDQWFKENALDATYIPIHATVGSLEQSINSLRSLGCCGFNVTVPHKQAILPFLDEVDESATVMNAVNTVYQTADGKLIGANTDGAGFVKSLEEFSDSVKGSVLLIGAGGAARGIAFALQSAGYGPLYFTNRTASRAAELATDMIDGHALSIEDAEARLGEFGLVVQTTSVGMNFAQEGLPLDPKNVADGAVVADIIYNPLETEFLRQAKQAGAKTMNGIGMFVHQGALAFEKWTGVYPDTKKMNDMITMKVGG
- a CDS encoding YrrS family protein; protein product: MADQDPKYSRTSRKQGSKASKVNKALNISIGVVVFLIVVVAVIFITGDGDQKEVAIDKPKQSTQSDAAPIEPIVLDDEDEMDKPETEDDVPEDADEPEVQDQEENNEVINEVVEEPEAPVVEEPKVEEPKKDKPKKETSSDSNKKVVVNPDWKPIGTKQSGEHVSKYDGQSDDWYEKKKAISYATGLSEDQLYFDRIQNGGSPQKSEGIVRSKDNSKKYKVYLEWVDGQGWKPVRMDVLK
- the yhbY gene encoding ribosome assembly RNA-binding protein YhbY, with the protein product MLTGKQKRFLRSEAHHLDALFQIGKSGLTDAILVQIDEALEARELLKVSVLQNCDEDKKEIAEKIGAYKGIHVVQIIGSTIVLYRESTEKKRIQLP
- the sigK gene encoding RNA polymerase sporulation sigma factor SigK, whose protein sequence is MSGFFLAVMQLWLEIPALIGYIRGQAFLRPLSKKEEAECLRRLAEGDESARNELIEHNMRLVAHIVKKFQPKHELLDDYISIGAIGLMKAVNSFTPDRKTKLATYAARCIENEILMYLRTQKKVQKDVSLYEPIGMDKDGQSLEIADLLQTNDIPPQTTVEQNEQKERLYRHLDKLDSRELEIIQRRYGLLDDQPMTQKEIAEQLNISRSYVSRIEKRAIVKLYQSFKHEYQ